GGGCGATACCGACCCGCTGGCGCATGCCCTGGGACAATTCGCGCGGGCGCCGGTGCATGGCATCGGCCAGTCCGACGAGGGTGAGGTAGTATTCGGCGATCTGGCGGCGTTCGGCGCGGCTGGCGGTGTAGAAGACCTGGTTGATGCCGAGCATCACGTTGTCGAAGGCGCTGAGCCAGGGGAGGAGGCAGGGCGACTGGAAGACCACGCCCCGATCCGGCCCGGGTCCGGTGAGTTCGCGTCCGGCCAGGACAATGCCGCCGGAGGTGGGCGGGTTGAGGCCGGCGAGCATGGAGAGGACGGTGGACTTGCCGCAGCCGGAGTGACCGATGAGGCAGACGAACTCGCCGCGGGCGATGTGGAGATTGAAATTGCGGACGATGACCGCGGGGCCGCGGGGGGACGGGTAGGACTTGGTGAGGTTGAACAGTTCGACGTGGGCGCTCATTGGACCTCCACGGTTTCGCGGTGTTCCTCGCTTCGGCGGCGCGGGCCGCGGCCGGGGCCGAAGATGGGGCGGGGACGGTTGAGATCCTCGGGTTCGATGTCGGGGAGGACGACGCGGCGGGTGACGGCGGAGCGGGTGCGACCGCCGGAATCGAGGAGGAACTCGATCACCTGTTTGCGGACGGACTTGAAGTGCGGGTCGTGATTGAGGGCGCGCCGGTCGCGGGGGTGGGGGAGATCGATGGTGATGGACGGGCCGAGGGTGGCGGCGGGGCCGGCGGTGAGGGGGATGATGCGGTCGGCGAGGTAGATGCCTTCGTCGGGATCGTTGGTGATGAGGACGACGGTCTTGCCCTGCCGGCGGCCGAGGCGGGCGATTTCGTCCTGGAGCGTGGCGCGGGTGAGGGCGTCAAGGGCGCCGAGGGGTTCGTCGAGGAGAAGGATGCCGGGATCGGTGGCGAGGGCGCGGGCGAGGCTGACACGCTGGCGCATGCCGCCGGACAGTTCGTGGGGGCGTTTGTCGCGGGCGGCGGTGAGGTGAACGAGGTCGATGTGGCGGTCGATCTGTTCCTGCCGGCGGGCGGCGGGCCAGTGGGGGAAGACGCGATGGACGGCGAGGGCGATGTTGCCGGCGACGGTGAGCCAGGGGAGGAGGGAGTAGTTTTGGAAGACCACGGCGCGGTCGGGTCCGGGTCCGGGATTGGGGATGCCCTTGAGGAGGACGGAGCCGGCGTCGGGGCGGGAGAGTCCGGCCATGAGATTGAGGAGGGTGGTTTTGCCGGAACCGGAGTAGCCGACGATGGCGACGAACTCGCCTTCGGTCACGGAGAGGCGGATGTCGCGAAGGACGGGCGCGGTGCGATCGGCGGGGCCGAAGCCTTTGCGGACATCGCGGAGTTCGAGGAGGGCCATGGTCAGCGGGGGGTGGCGCCGAAGCTGACGGCGCGTTGGAGGGAGAGCATGAGGCGGTCGAGACCGAAGCCGATGAGGCCGATGGTGAAGACGGCGACCATGATCTGGGCGAGGGTCTGGCTGCTGCCGTTCTGGAACATGTCCCAGACGAATTTTCCGAGGCCGGGGTTCTGGGCGAGCATTTCGGCGGCGATGAGGACCATCCAGCCGACGCCGAGGGAGAGGCGGAGACCGGTGAAGATCATGGGGAGGGCAGCGGGCAGGACGATGCGGGTGATGGTCTGGAACCAGCCGAGTTTGAGGACGCGGGCGACGTTGAGGTAATCCTGCTCGATGGAGGCGACGCCGACGGAGGTGTTGATGAGCGTGGGCCAGAGGGAGCAGAGGGCGACGGTGAAGGCGGAACTGAGGAAGGCCTTTTCGAAGAGGGGCTGGGAGGGGTTGTAGAGGGCGCTGACCAGGATCATGACGATGGGCAGCCAGGCCAGGGGCGAGACCGGCTTGAAGATCTGGATGAGCGGGTTGAGGGCGAGGTGGCAGGGGCGGCTGAGTCCGCAGACGATGCCGAGCGGCACGGCGATGAGGGAGGCCACCAGGAACCCGGCGAAGACGGTTTTGAGACTGGTAAGGATCTGGTCGAGGTAGGTGGGTTTGCCGGCGTACTTGCGGTCGGTCCAGGGGGCGTCGGGATTGTCGGCGAGGAGGCGGGCCTTGCGTTCCTCCTGGCGTTTCTGGAAGGCGACGGCCTTTTCGCGTTCGCCCTGGTGGTCCTCCCAGAGATTGCCGACCTCCGTGAGGACGGCGCGGGGGCCGGGGAGCTTGCCGAAGCCGACCTCGATGCGGGCGGCGACCCAGGACCAGGCGCCGAGGAAGAGGACGAAGGCGAGGAGGGGCAGTCCGACGGTGAAGAACGCCTTCCGGGCCCAGCGTTCAAGGGTGAGGACGGCGGGATGGGGATCGGTGGGCGACATGGGGGGCGCGTTGAGGAGGCGGGGAGGGGTGCGGGATGCGGGAGGGGGTTCAGCGGGCGGCGACCGTGGTGTCCTTGAGGCCGATGGGGAAACGGGCGAGGTAGGCGTTGGGATGGCGTCCGTCGTAGGTCACGCCGTCGATGAAGGCGTCGGTGGGGGGCTTGTAGCCGTCGGTGTCGGGGAGGTCGGCCCGGGTGAGGACGCCTTCGGCGAGGAGTTCGGCGGCGGCGGCGCGATAGATGTCGGGGCGGTACACGCTGCGGGCGGTTTCGTGGTACCAGGCGTCGGGCTGGGGTTCGGCGATCTGGCCCCAGCGGCGCATCTGGGTGAGGTACCAGACCGCGTCGGAGTAGAAGGGGTAGGTGGCGTGGTGCCGGAAGAAGACGTTGAAATCGG
The Verrucomicrobiia bacterium DNA segment above includes these coding regions:
- a CDS encoding ABC transporter ATP-binding protein encodes the protein MALLELRDVRKGFGPADRTAPVLRDIRLSVTEGEFVAIVGYSGSGKTTLLNLMAGLSRPDAGSVLLKGIPNPGPGPDRAVVFQNYSLLPWLTVAGNIALAVHRVFPHWPAARRQEQIDRHIDLVHLTAARDKRPHELSGGMRQRVSLARALATDPGILLLDEPLGALDALTRATLQDEIARLGRRQGKTVVLITNDPDEGIYLADRIIPLTAGPAATLGPSITIDLPHPRDRRALNHDPHFKSVRKQVIEFLLDSGGRTRSAVTRRVVLPDIEPEDLNRPRPIFGPGRGPRRRSEEHRETVEVQ
- a CDS encoding ABC transporter permease — protein: MSPTDPHPAVLTLERWARKAFFTVGLPLLAFVLFLGAWSWVAARIEVGFGKLPGPRAVLTEVGNLWEDHQGEREKAVAFQKRQEERKARLLADNPDAPWTDRKYAGKPTYLDQILTSLKTVFAGFLVASLIAVPLGIVCGLSRPCHLALNPLIQIFKPVSPLAWLPIVMILVSALYNPSQPLFEKAFLSSAFTVALCSLWPTLINTSVGVASIEQDYLNVARVLKLGWFQTITRIVLPAALPMIFTGLRLSLGVGWMVLIAAEMLAQNPGLGKFVWDMFQNGSSQTLAQIMVAVFTIGLIGFGLDRLMLSLQRAVSFGATPR